One Aneurinibacillus migulanus genomic region harbors:
- a CDS encoding CPBP family intramembrane glutamic endopeptidase, translating into SGVEGSAGDIYSILTGTIIPVFVIGIVLGYLWKKFKNIWILIALHYGIDTLPSIASLLQIDK; encoded by the coding sequence AGTGGAGTAGAGGGATCTGCTGGCGATATCTATTCGATTCTAACGGGAACCATTATTCCAGTTTTTGTTATAGGAATTGTATTAGGATATTTGTGGAAGAAATTTAAGAATATATGGATATTGATTGCTTTGCATTATGGGATTGATACATTGCCATCAATTGCCTCATTATTACAAATCGATAAATGA
- a CDS encoding YcdB/YcdC domain-containing protein yields MDSFGHITNYSYTPVDLDTVKIPKPDTALPIEEVKKNITTADSIILNYVEEQPEEDGRNSENIKTKPVLRYDLNDFGYHAQTGKKVDQKELTSVQSKPMETKIALHPKGQTLIARSEEEVKQLLTKLFDINGAEGTLHVDQPFNFPWQKESFYLEYRFNTEDGQVTAYIITDRKTGQVYSASLSTNREQKKQPAKITKEQAFTVARDFLETYANSSTTELELQQDTFEESEIPSWVDKSKLPEKTDHQNDKYQFYFTKLHQGIPVRDHSYQVGIDKQTGKVVSFYLFTPSEKVELPDSQNIATKEQVLATFINHKPLKLKYIWPWYMDQQAPAPLLVYAWDNSDGFGYVDALTGEYIKEPIDQEDE; encoded by the coding sequence GTGGATTCATTTGGTCATATTACAAACTATTCATATACTCCAGTTGATTTAGATACAGTCAAGATACCGAAACCGGATACCGCACTACCGATTGAAGAAGTTAAAAAGAACATCACTACCGCAGATAGCATTATCCTAAATTACGTAGAAGAGCAACCAGAGGAAGATGGACGAAATTCAGAAAATATAAAAACAAAGCCTGTCCTACGTTATGATTTAAACGATTTCGGATATCATGCGCAAACGGGTAAAAAAGTTGACCAAAAAGAGCTTACTTCTGTGCAATCAAAACCAATGGAAACAAAAATTGCACTTCACCCGAAAGGACAAACGCTTATTGCGCGTTCCGAAGAAGAAGTAAAACAGCTGCTTACCAAGCTATTTGATATCAATGGTGCTGAAGGAACACTGCATGTTGATCAGCCTTTCAATTTTCCATGGCAAAAAGAAAGCTTCTATTTAGAATATCGCTTTAACACAGAAGATGGTCAAGTGACCGCTTATATAATAACGGATAGAAAAACAGGTCAGGTATATAGTGCCAGTTTATCTACAAATAGGGAACAAAAAAAGCAACCAGCAAAGATAACAAAAGAACAGGCATTTACTGTGGCCCGTGATTTCCTGGAGACATATGCCAATTCAAGTACAACCGAATTGGAATTACAGCAAGATACCTTTGAAGAATCAGAGATTCCGTCATGGGTCGACAAGAGCAAATTGCCAGAAAAGACCGATCATCAAAATGATAAGTATCAATTTTATTTCACCAAACTCCATCAAGGAATTCCTGTACGAGATCACAGTTATCAAGTGGGCATAGATAAACAAACAGGAAAGGTTGTTTCTTTCTATCTTTTTACTCCATCGGAAAAAGTGGAACTCCCAGATTCGCAAAATATCGCGACAAAAGAGCAAGTGCTTGCAACATTTATTAATCATAAACCACTGAAGCTGAAATATATATGGCCATGGTATATGGATCAACAAGCTCCAGCACCACTTCTTGTATATGCATGGGATAACTCGGATGGGTTCGGTTATGTGGATGCTCTAACAGGTGAATATATTAAGGAACCTATTGACCAAGAAGACGAATAA